In Syntrophorhabdus sp., a genomic segment contains:
- a CDS encoding cysteine synthase family protein has protein sequence MNILSAIGNTPLVELCNINPNPNVTILCKLEGCNPGGSVKDRPALYMITKAEERGELTKDKTILEPTSGNTGIAIAMIGAAKGYRVELCMPACVSTERRLILQGLGSNVFLTPAKENIDGAIRQAHTLLHEEPGKYYMPNQYENPDNVLAHFETTGPEIFRQTGGEIDYFVAGMGTTGTLMGTGRYLKSVKPGIKIVGVEPVMGHTIQGLKNMRESIIPPIYKRDELDLKEMVEDGEAFEMTGQLAQREGIFVGTSSGAAAAVALRLAKMIDHGTIVVLFPDRGDRYLSTMQFRSICAKCPP, from the coding sequence ATGAACATTCTCTCCGCAATCGGCAACACGCCACTCGTGGAACTTTGCAACATCAACCCCAATCCCAACGTCACGATACTCTGTAAACTGGAAGGCTGTAACCCCGGCGGGTCCGTCAAAGACCGTCCCGCCCTCTACATGATAACCAAGGCAGAGGAAAGGGGAGAGCTCACGAAGGATAAGACGATCCTCGAACCCACGTCGGGCAACACGGGCATCGCCATCGCCATGATAGGCGCCGCGAAAGGATACCGCGTCGAGCTGTGCATGCCCGCGTGCGTGAGCACGGAACGCCGTCTCATCCTCCAGGGCCTCGGCTCGAACGTTTTTCTGACACCCGCCAAGGAAAACATAGACGGTGCCATCAGGCAGGCCCACACACTCCTCCATGAAGAGCCGGGCAAGTACTACATGCCCAACCAGTACGAGAACCCCGACAACGTCCTCGCCCATTTCGAGACAACGGGTCCCGAGATCTTCCGCCAAACGGGCGGGGAGATCGATTACTTCGTGGCCGGCATGGGAACGACAGGCACCCTCATGGGAACGGGCCGCTACCTCAAGTCAGTCAAGCCCGGCATCAAGATAGTCGGCGTCGAGCCCGTCATGGGCCACACCATTCAGGGCCTCAAGAACATGCGCGAATCCATAATACCCCCCATCTACAAGAGGGACGAACTCGACCTCAAGGAAATGGTCGAGGACGGCGAGGCCTTCGAGATGACGGGCCAGCTCGCCCAGAGAGAAGGGATATTCGTGGGCACATCGAGCGGCGCCGCCGCGGCCGTGGCCCTGCGCCTCGCGAAGATGATCGACCACGGGACCATAGTGGTCCTCTTCCCCGACCGCGGGGACCGCTACCTCTCGACGATGCAGTTCAGATCCATCTGTGCGAAGTGCCCGCCGTAA
- a CDS encoding anaerobic nitric oxide reductase flavorubredoxin codes for MKFEIAPNVHWVGKIDWELRKFHGEEYSTHRGSSYNSYLVRDEKTALIDTVWMPFAGEFVHNLAKEIDLGSIDFVIANHAEMDHSGAMPELMRHIPDKPVYCTANGVKSLKGHYHQDWNFHVVKTGDKLSLGKKELVFIEAPMLHWPDTMMEYLTGDAILFSNDAFGQHIASEHIFNDLVVQSELFEEAIKYYANILTPFSPLVTKKINEVVGLGLPVNAICPSHGVIWRDNPLQIVHKYLEWADGYQEDQTTLVYDTMWDGTRRLAEAIAKGIKEKDGKVTVKLRNIARSDINDVVTEIFKSKTVLFGSPTINRGILNAMAALIEMAAGLRFRNKKAAAFGCYGWSGESVKVLNEALGKSGFEVVHEGLRTMWQPGDDELAQAVQFGREIAAK; via the coding sequence ATGAAATTTGAAATAGCTCCGAACGTTCACTGGGTAGGGAAGATAGACTGGGAGCTTCGAAAGTTCCACGGAGAGGAGTATTCGACCCACCGCGGTTCGTCCTATAACTCGTACCTTGTTCGCGATGAGAAGACGGCCCTCATCGACACGGTCTGGATGCCCTTCGCCGGCGAGTTCGTCCACAACCTGGCGAAGGAGATCGACCTTGGCTCCATAGACTTCGTCATCGCCAATCATGCGGAGATGGACCACTCGGGCGCCATGCCGGAGCTCATGCGGCATATACCGGACAAACCCGTCTACTGCACCGCGAACGGAGTGAAATCGCTCAAGGGCCACTACCATCAGGACTGGAACTTCCACGTGGTGAAGACGGGGGACAAGCTGAGTCTCGGGAAGAAAGAGCTTGTCTTCATCGAGGCGCCCATGCTTCACTGGCCGGACACGATGATGGAATATCTCACGGGCGACGCGATCCTCTTCTCCAACGACGCCTTCGGGCAGCACATCGCCAGCGAGCACATCTTCAACGACCTCGTCGTGCAATCCGAACTCTTCGAGGAGGCCATCAAGTACTACGCCAACATCCTCACGCCCTTTTCGCCCCTCGTGACAAAGAAGATAAACGAGGTGGTCGGTCTCGGCCTCCCTGTCAACGCCATCTGCCCGAGCCACGGCGTCATCTGGCGCGACAACCCCCTGCAGATCGTCCACAAGTACCTCGAGTGGGCGGACGGCTACCAGGAGGACCAGACAACCCTCGTGTACGACACGATGTGGGACGGCACGCGAAGGCTTGCCGAGGCCATAGCGAAGGGCATAAAGGAGAAGGACGGAAAGGTGACGGTAAAGCTCCGCAACATAGCCCGGAGCGACATCAACGACGTTGTCACGGAGATATTCAAGTCGAAGACCGTTCTCTTCGGCTCGCCGACCATCAACAGGGGCATCCTCAACGCGATGGCGGCTTTGATAGAGATGGCCGCCGGACTCAGGTTCAGGAACAAGAAGGCGGCCGCCTTCGGCTGCTACGGCTGGAGCGGCGAGTCGGTGAAGGTGCTGAACGAAGCCCTCGGAAAGTCCGGGTTCGAGGTTGTCCATGAGGGCTTGCGGACGATGTGGCAGCCCGGTGATGACGAGCTGGCGCAGGCGGTGCAGTTCGGAAGGGAAATAGCGGCGAAATGA
- a CDS encoding MFS transporter has product MVLYFTQRWIFGPLIPSLMGTFGTDKTTLGIVGAGSLWGYMLTPIIAGLISDRFGRRYVVLFGMFGLSAMTVVSGLANSTGQLFLFRFVTGLIEGFFFIPMIAFTMELFPERPGFYVTFMSSGTSFGWFTGPALAGWLLDVTGNWRIPFMATGIAGIILAAVLLIVWPEEKRERHPGGKLLDPSILERSSLIMLFLVSFTAMFQISGEFGFAMWYPVFLKTEVGMTASMAGLVAGLWGVGQFIGRPTMGHISDRLGYRKVGITGGIIMGLCLMLILKVDNAAVRSSITFFTGFVGCAVMGSLWTFTGLTFARTRGLALGVLTTWSYAIASLSPITIGWIGDHYRVSTGLLVICVPVVFLACATFAVTALVKKR; this is encoded by the coding sequence ATGGTGCTCTACTTCACCCAGAGGTGGATCTTCGGGCCGCTGATCCCCTCCCTCATGGGGACCTTCGGCACGGACAAGACCACGCTCGGCATCGTCGGAGCTGGCTCGCTGTGGGGCTACATGCTGACGCCCATCATCGCCGGTCTCATCTCCGACAGGTTCGGAAGGAGATACGTCGTCCTCTTCGGCATGTTCGGGCTCTCGGCGATGACGGTCGTATCCGGCCTCGCCAACTCCACGGGGCAGCTCTTCCTTTTCCGCTTCGTGACGGGCCTCATAGAGGGCTTTTTCTTCATCCCCATGATCGCCTTCACCATGGAGCTCTTCCCCGAGAGGCCCGGGTTCTACGTCACCTTCATGTCATCGGGCACGTCATTCGGCTGGTTCACCGGCCCCGCCCTGGCGGGATGGCTCCTCGACGTGACCGGGAACTGGCGCATCCCCTTCATGGCCACAGGTATCGCCGGCATCATCCTCGCCGCCGTGCTCCTCATCGTGTGGCCCGAGGAGAAACGGGAGCGGCACCCCGGCGGCAAGCTCCTCGACCCGTCCATACTGGAGCGGTCAAGCCTCATCATGCTCTTTCTCGTGAGTTTCACCGCGATGTTCCAGATATCGGGAGAGTTCGGCTTTGCCATGTGGTACCCCGTCTTCCTGAAGACGGAGGTGGGCATGACGGCGTCGATGGCGGGCCTCGTCGCGGGCCTCTGGGGTGTGGGCCAGTTCATAGGCCGCCCGACGATGGGCCACATCTCCGACAGACTGGGGTACCGTAAGGTAGGCATCACCGGCGGCATCATAATGGGATTGTGCCTCATGCTGATCCTCAAGGTCGACAACGCCGCCGTCCGGAGTTCCATCACCTTCTTCACCGGTTTTGTGGGCTGCGCCGTGATGGGCTCCCTCTGGACCTTCACGGGCCTCACCTTCGCCCGCACCCGGGGTCTCGCCCTCGGCGTGCTCACCACGTGGTCCTACGCCATCGCCTCTCTCTCCCCCATAACCATCGGGTGGATCGGCGACCACTACCGCGTCTCGACGGGCCTCCTCGTCATCTGCGTCCCCGTGGTCTTCCTCGCCTGCGCCACCTTTGCGGTCACGGCGTTGGTCAAGAAACGATAA
- a CDS encoding aminopeptidase, whose amino-acid sequence MLDSDTLDRYADVLLWGLTTARKGRFRKGDVIFLQYDPPATGLAEVLYAKILDRGMYPLQRMGLTTFMERSFYEKATDRHLAWLPPGDRELYEKINGRIYLRAPESLTHLKDIDPMRISKVLVSRKVFRDILDRREEKGVYSWTLCTYPTAGLAKQAKMSVAAYAAQIVKACFLDEKNPVKKWNAVHAEATRIKKWLTGLKVRYLRVNAKNIDLVLTPGEMRKWAGISGHNIPSFEVFLSPDWRGTEGIYYANLPSFRSGNYIEGVRLVFRKGKVVDADAKKGAEFLRKQIAMDRGASRVGEFSLTDRRFSLIDRFMADTLFDENFGGREGNCHLALGASYSDTFSGNPAKLTGEMKRKLGFNDSALHWDLVNTEAKTVTARLRNGREIVIYEKGAFCLP is encoded by the coding sequence ATGCTTGACAGCGACACACTCGACAGGTATGCCGACGTGCTCCTCTGGGGACTCACCACGGCCCGGAAGGGACGTTTCAGGAAAGGGGATGTCATCTTTCTCCAGTACGACCCCCCGGCCACGGGCCTCGCGGAGGTTCTCTACGCGAAGATCCTCGACCGGGGCATGTATCCCCTCCAGCGCATGGGTCTCACCACCTTCATGGAGCGCTCCTTTTACGAGAAGGCGACGGACCGGCACCTCGCCTGGCTGCCTCCGGGAGACAGGGAACTCTACGAGAAGATCAACGGGAGAATATACCTGCGCGCACCCGAGTCCCTCACCCACCTCAAGGACATCGACCCCATGCGGATAAGCAAGGTCCTCGTATCCCGAAAGGTCTTCCGGGACATCCTCGACAGAAGGGAGGAAAAGGGGGTCTACAGCTGGACGCTGTGCACCTATCCCACCGCCGGGCTCGCGAAACAGGCGAAGATGTCCGTTGCGGCCTATGCCGCGCAGATCGTCAAGGCCTGCTTTCTCGACGAGAAGAACCCCGTGAAAAAATGGAACGCCGTCCACGCCGAGGCGACACGCATCAAGAAATGGCTCACCGGCCTCAAGGTGCGCTATCTCCGGGTGAACGCGAAGAACATCGACCTCGTCCTCACCCCGGGGGAGATGCGCAAATGGGCCGGCATTTCGGGACACAACATCCCCAGCTTCGAGGTCTTCCTCTCACCCGACTGGCGGGGCACGGAAGGCATCTACTACGCGAACCTGCCATCCTTCCGGAGCGGCAACTACATCGAGGGCGTGCGTCTTGTGTTCAGAAAGGGAAAGGTCGTCGACGCGGACGCGAAGAAGGGTGCCGAATTTCTCAGGAAACAGATAGCCATGGACAGGGGGGCCTCCAGAGTTGGGGAATTCTCCCTCACGGACAGGCGCTTCTCCCTCATCGACCGTTTCATGGCGGACACCCTCTTCGATGAGAACTTCGGCGGGCGCGAGGGGAACTGCCACCTCGCTCTCGGGGCATCCTACAGCGACACCTTCAGCGGCAACCCGGCCAAACTGACGGGGGAGATGAAGCGAAAGCTCGGCTTCAACGACTCGGCGCTTCACTGGGACCTCGTCAACACCGAGGCAAAGACCGTGACGGCGCGCCTCAGGAACGGCAGGGAGATCGTTATCTACGAAAAGGGTGCCTTCTGTCTTCCGTAA